A window of the Thalassospira indica genome harbors these coding sequences:
- the rpsE gene encoding 30S ribosomal protein S5, whose translation MARNQNQQQQAPKAREENELVDKLVGINRVAKVVKGGRRFAFSAMVVVGDQRGRVGYGTGKAREVPEAIRKATEAAKRNMIRVPLREGRTLHHDTQGHFGAGKVILRSAPAGTGIIAGGAMRAVFETMGVQDVVSKCTGSNNPHNVIRATLDALVNGASPRQVAAKRGLKVGDVVARRDSGSAAAAVLEKE comes from the coding sequence ATGGCACGTAACCAGAATCAACAGCAGCAGGCGCCGAAAGCCCGTGAAGAAAACGAACTCGTCGACAAGCTGGTTGGTATCAACCGCGTCGCGAAAGTCGTTAAGGGCGGCCGTCGCTTTGCTTTCTCCGCAATGGTAGTTGTCGGTGACCAGCGCGGTCGCGTCGGATACGGCACGGGTAAAGCCCGTGAAGTTCCGGAAGCGATCCGTAAGGCCACCGAAGCTGCTAAACGTAACATGATCCGCGTTCCGCTGCGTGAAGGCCGTACCCTTCACCATGATACGCAGGGCCATTTCGGTGCAGGCAAGGTTATCCTTCGCTCCGCTCCGGCTGGTACCGGTATCATCGCAGGCGGTGCGATGCGTGCGGTTTTCGAAACCATGGGCGTTCAGGACGTTGTGTCCAAATGCACCGGTTCGAACAACCCGCACAACGTGATCCGCGCAACCCTTGACGCTCTGGTCAACGGTGCTTCCCCGCGTCAGGTCGCTGCTAAGCGTGGCCTGAAAGTCGGTGACGTCGTTGCCCGTCGCGATAGCGGTTCGGCTGCTGCCGCCGTTCTCGAAAAGGAGTAA
- the rpmD gene encoding 50S ribosomal protein L30 encodes MAAKKKATVRVTQTGSPIGRPADQRQTLVGLGLNKLHRTRELEDTPAVRGMIAKVKHLVRVDEA; translated from the coding sequence ATGGCTGCTAAGAAAAAAGCGACCGTACGCGTTACCCAGACGGGTTCGCCGATCGGACGTCCGGCTGATCAGCGCCAGACCCTCGTTGGTCTTGGCCTGAACAAACTGCACCGGACTCGTGAGCTGGAAGATACTCCGGCTGTTCGCGGTATGATCGCAAAGGTCAAACACCTCGTCCGTGTGGACGAGGCTTGA
- the rplQ gene encoding 50S ribosomal protein L17 produces MRHGMQGRKLNRTSSHRKAMFANMAVSLLTHEQIKTTLPKAKDLRPYVEKLITLGKRGDLHARRQAISILRDDKVVAKLFGEIADRYKERAGGYTRVLKAGFRYGDAAPVAVIELVDRNADAKGAEDRARLEAEGEGEEAAE; encoded by the coding sequence ATGCGTCACGGTATGCAAGGCCGTAAGCTTAATCGTACTTCGTCCCATCGTAAGGCGATGTTTGCCAACATGGCAGTTTCACTGCTCACCCACGAGCAGATCAAAACCACTCTTCCGAAGGCCAAGGATCTTCGCCCGTATGTCGAAAAACTGATTACGCTGGGCAAGCGGGGCGACCTGCATGCACGCCGTCAGGCCATTTCGATCCTGCGTGACGACAAAGTCGTAGCCAAGCTGTTCGGCGAAATCGCTGACCGCTACAAAGAGCGTGCTGGTGGTTACACCCGCGTTCTCAAGGCCGGCTTCCGTTATGGCGATGCGGCTCCGGTTGCTGTGATTGAACTTGTCGATCGCAACGCCGATGCAAAAGGCGCGGAAGACCGTGCTCGCCTCGAAGCAGAGGGCGAAGGCGAAGAAGCAGCTGAATAA
- a CDS encoding adenylate kinase, protein MNIILLGPPGAGKGTQAKRLETGRGMIQLSTGDMLRAAVAAGTELGQKAKEVMDAGQLVSDDLMIGLISERLDQDDTKGGFILDGFPRTTAQAEALDEMLESKGLALDYVIELRVDDAALVARIVGRYTCAKCGQGYHDEFQKPAKEGVCDVCGSTEFKRRADDNAETVTSRLEAYHKQTAPIIPYYEKVGKLKTVDGMAEIDQVTREIEAILG, encoded by the coding sequence ATGAACATTATCCTTCTTGGCCCTCCCGGCGCAGGGAAAGGTACCCAGGCCAAGCGTCTTGAAACAGGACGCGGCATGATCCAGCTCTCGACGGGCGACATGCTCCGCGCGGCGGTTGCTGCTGGCACGGAACTGGGGCAGAAGGCAAAGGAAGTCATGGATGCGGGCCAGCTCGTATCCGACGATCTCATGATCGGTCTGATTTCCGAACGACTTGACCAGGATGATACCAAGGGTGGTTTCATTCTGGACGGGTTCCCACGCACCACCGCCCAGGCAGAAGCTCTGGACGAAATGCTGGAATCCAAGGGACTGGCACTTGATTATGTGATTGAACTGCGTGTTGACGATGCAGCACTGGTGGCCCGTATTGTTGGCCGCTATACCTGCGCGAAATGCGGGCAGGGCTATCACGACGAGTTCCAGAAACCCGCCAAGGAAGGTGTCTGTGACGTATGTGGCAGCACCGAATTTAAACGCCGTGCGGACGACAATGCCGAGACGGTCACTTCGCGACTGGAAGCTTATCACAAGCAGACAGCACCGATCATTCCTTACTATGAAAAGGTCGGTAAGCTGAAAACAGTTGACGGGATGGCTGAAATCGACCAAGTTACGCGCGAGATTGAAGCCATCCTGGGGTAA
- a CDS encoding DegQ family serine endoprotease: protein MQARWISKIVAFAIIGLTTISSTGNLAHAQSDEATLDRRLPSSQADIKMSLSPLVKQTAPAVVNIYTKKVVEQRQRTPFFNDPFFKQFFGDRFDGAFGAPRQRVERSLGSGVIVSGNGTIITNHHVINGASEIRVVLHDNREFDADLVGSDERTDLAVLKLRNVDAELPAIPFGDSDAVEVGDLVLAIGNPFGVGQTVTSGIISGLARAGVTGQDYQSFIQTDAAINPGNSGGALVDIDGNLIGVNSAIFTKSGGSNGIGFAVPANMVKVVMRGLISGDLRRPWLGAAGQSVTADLAASLELDRPHGVLINKVRPGSPAERGGLQSGDVVIAVNGLAVDNPNELKFRIATLELNGEAKLSVLRRGAETILAMPLEVAPEIPARDESIIDGRNPFSGTKIANMNPALADELGIDTLSEGVVILAVARDSLARRTRLQAGDYIVEVNGQPIDTVARFKEVVRAGERSRDWKISVKRDGKVLTGDFTL, encoded by the coding sequence GTGCAGGCAAGATGGATTTCAAAGATTGTCGCCTTTGCCATAATCGGACTGACGACGATTTCGAGCACAGGCAATCTGGCCCATGCCCAAAGCGATGAAGCCACCCTGGACCGGCGTTTGCCGTCAAGCCAGGCGGACATCAAGATGTCGCTTTCGCCATTGGTCAAACAAACCGCCCCGGCGGTTGTCAACATCTACACCAAAAAGGTCGTCGAACAGCGCCAGCGCACACCGTTCTTCAATGACCCGTTCTTCAAACAGTTCTTTGGTGATCGGTTCGACGGTGCCTTTGGTGCCCCGCGCCAACGGGTTGAACGGTCGCTTGGATCGGGGGTAATTGTCTCGGGCAACGGCACGATCATCACCAACCATCATGTCATCAATGGCGCCAGCGAGATCCGCGTCGTCTTGCATGACAACCGTGAATTCGATGCCGATCTGGTTGGCTCGGACGAACGCACCGATCTGGCTGTGTTGAAACTGCGCAATGTGGATGCCGAATTGCCGGCCATTCCGTTTGGCGACTCTGATGCGGTCGAGGTTGGGGATCTTGTCCTTGCCATCGGCAACCCTTTTGGTGTCGGTCAAACTGTCACCAGCGGCATTATTTCGGGTCTGGCACGTGCCGGTGTCACCGGCCAGGATTACCAATCCTTCATTCAGACCGATGCCGCGATTAACCCGGGGAATTCCGGCGGGGCATTGGTCGATATTGATGGCAACCTGATCGGCGTGAACTCGGCGATCTTTACCAAATCTGGCGGATCGAACGGCATCGGTTTTGCGGTTCCGGCCAATATGGTCAAGGTGGTGATGCGCGGCCTGATCAGTGGCGATCTTCGCCGTCCGTGGTTGGGTGCGGCCGGGCAGTCGGTGACGGCCGATCTGGCGGCATCCCTTGAATTGGATCGCCCGCATGGCGTTTTGATCAACAAGGTTCGCCCTGGCAGCCCGGCTGAACGCGGCGGCCTGCAATCAGGGGACGTTGTGATTGCGGTCAATGGCTTGGCGGTTGATAACCCGAACGAGCTTAAATTCCGTATCGCAACGCTTGAGCTGAACGGCGAGGCAAAGCTGTCAGTTCTGCGGCGCGGGGCCGAAACCATCCTTGCCATGCCGCTGGAAGTCGCACCGGAAATTCCCGCCCGTGACGAAAGCATCATCGATGGCCGCAACCCGTTTAGCGGCACCAAGATCGCCAATATGAACCCGGCACTGGCTGATGAACTGGGCATCGACACCCTCAGTGAAGGCGTTGTCATCCTGGCCGTTGCCCGCGATAGCCTCGCACGTCGCACCCGTCTTCAGGCCGGTGACTATATTGTCGAGGTCAATGGACAGCCGATTGATACCGTCGCGCGTTTCAAGGAAGTCGTCCGTGCCGGTGAACGCAGCCGCGACTGGAAGATTTCCGTCAAACGCGATGGCAAGGTCCTGACCGGTGATTTCACCCTGTAA
- the rplO gene encoding 50S ribosomal protein L15 — protein MKLNELADNPGARKARTRVGRGIGSGKGKTSGAGQKGQKSRSGVAINGFEGGQMPIYRRLPKRGFKNPFKKQFGVVNLGTLQTAVDNGVLEEGANVTVAVLAEKGLARPQKDGLRLLAKGELKAKLNIEISGASKAAVEAVEKAGGSVKVLAPVAAAESAE, from the coding sequence ATGAAACTCAACGAACTCGCCGATAACCCGGGTGCCCGCAAGGCGCGCACCCGCGTCGGTCGCGGCATCGGTTCGGGCAAAGGCAAAACTTCTGGCGCAGGTCAGAAGGGTCAGAAGTCCCGTTCGGGTGTAGCCATCAATGGCTTCGAAGGTGGGCAGATGCCTATCTATCGCCGTCTTCCGAAACGCGGCTTCAAAAACCCGTTCAAGAAACAGTTCGGCGTTGTGAACCTTGGTACCCTTCAGACTGCTGTTGATAACGGCGTTCTTGAAGAAGGTGCAAATGTCACCGTCGCTGTTCTTGCGGAAAAAGGTCTGGCTCGTCCGCAGAAAGACGGTCTGCGTCTTCTTGCCAAAGGCGAACTGAAAGCGAAACTGAACATCGAAATCTCCGGTGCTTCCAAAGCAGCTGTCGAAGCTGTCGAGAAAGCTGGTGGTTCGGTCAAGGTTCTTGCTCCGGTCGCTGCTGCAGAATCCGCAGAATAA
- a CDS encoding DNA-directed RNA polymerase subunit alpha: protein MIQKNWQELIKPTKLDVTPGTDASRIGTIVAEPLERGFGQTLGNALRRILLSSLQGSAVTAIQIDGVLHEFSSIPGVREDVTDIILNIKTMGVRMHAEGPKKMALKATGPGAVTAGQIETGADIEILNPDLELCHLDDGATLNIEFTVDNGKGYVAASSHSSSDAPIGLIPIDAIFSPIRKVAYKVENTRVGQDTDFDKLSLTVETNGALTPEDSVALAARILQDQLSLFVNFEEPEAVVEEKKEDELPFNRNLLRKVDELELSVRSANCLKNDNIIYIGDLVQKTEAEMLRTPNFGRKSLNEIKDVLAQMGLHLGMEVGGWPPENIEELARKFEDPF from the coding sequence GTGATTCAAAAGAACTGGCAGGAACTGATTAAGCCGACGAAGCTTGATGTTACTCCGGGTACTGATGCCAGCCGTATTGGTACGATCGTGGCAGAACCGCTGGAGCGCGGTTTTGGTCAGACTCTGGGTAACGCGCTGCGTCGCATTCTGCTGTCGTCGCTCCAGGGTTCGGCAGTTACCGCGATCCAGATCGACGGTGTATTGCACGAATTTTCGTCGATCCCGGGTGTGCGTGAAGATGTCACCGACATCATCCTGAACATCAAGACCATGGGCGTGCGTATGCATGCTGAAGGTCCGAAGAAAATGGCTCTGAAGGCGACCGGCCCCGGTGCCGTCACCGCAGGTCAGATCGAAACCGGTGCGGATATCGAAATCCTTAACCCGGATCTCGAGCTTTGCCATCTTGACGATGGTGCTACGCTCAACATCGAATTCACCGTTGATAACGGTAAAGGCTATGTTGCAGCCAGCTCGCACAGCTCGTCGGACGCGCCGATTGGTCTTATTCCGATCGATGCGATCTTCAGCCCGATCCGTAAAGTGGCCTACAAGGTGGAAAACACCCGTGTTGGTCAGGATACCGACTTTGACAAGCTGTCGCTGACCGTTGAAACCAACGGTGCACTGACCCCGGAAGATTCGGTTGCGCTTGCTGCCCGTATCCTTCAGGACCAGCTGTCGCTGTTCGTCAACTTCGAAGAGCCGGAAGCGGTTGTCGAAGAGAAGAAAGAAGACGAACTTCCGTTCAACCGTAACCTTCTGCGTAAGGTTGACGAGCTTGAGCTGTCGGTACGTTCGGCTAACTGCCTGAAGAACGACAACATCATCTATATCGGTGATCTTGTTCAGAAGACCGAAGCAGAAATGCTCCGTACGCCGAACTTCGGCCGTAAGTCGCTGAACGAAATCAAGGATGTTCTGGCTCAGATGGGTCTGCATCTTGGTATGGAAGTCGGCGGTTGGCCGCCGGAAAACATCGAAGAACTTGCTCGCAAGTTCGAAGATCCGTTCTAA
- the rpsM gene encoding 30S ribosomal protein S13, with amino-acid sequence MARIAGVNIPTAKRVVIALTYITGIGPAKAKEICAKVGIESATRVHQLSDDQVLKVREVIDADYTVEGDLRRETAMNIKRLMDLGSYRGLRHRRGLPVRGQRTHTNARTRKGPAKPIAGKKK; translated from the coding sequence GTGGCTCGTATTGCTGGCGTAAACATCCCGACCGCTAAGCGTGTCGTGATTGCGCTTACCTACATCACCGGTATTGGCCCGGCTAAAGCCAAAGAAATTTGCGCAAAGGTCGGAATCGAATCCGCAACCCGCGTTCATCAGCTTTCTGATGACCAGGTTCTGAAGGTTCGTGAAGTCATCGACGCTGATTACACCGTCGAAGGCGACCTCCGTCGTGAAACCGCAATGAACATTAAACGTCTGATGGACCTGGGCAGCTATCGCGGCCTGCGTCATCGTCGCGGTCTCCCGGTACGCGGTCAGCGTACCCACACCAACGCTCGCACCCGTAAGGGCCCGGCTAAGCCGATTGCTGGCAAGAAGAAGTAA
- the rplR gene encoding 50S ribosomal protein L18, producing MKNVRSLFERRKRRVRFAIRQKAAGRPRLSVHRSNAHIYAQIIDDVKGTTLVAASTMEKDLKAKGSNADAAALVGKAIAERAVKAGVKTVVFDRGGYLFHGRVKALADAAREGGLDF from the coding sequence ATGAAAAACGTGAGAAGCCTATTCGAACGCCGCAAGCGTCGCGTTCGTTTTGCGATCCGCCAGAAAGCGGCCGGTCGCCCGCGCCTCAGCGTGCACCGTTCGAACGCCCACATCTATGCTCAGATCATCGACGACGTCAAAGGCACCACCTTGGTGGCTGCTTCGACCATGGAGAAAGATCTGAAGGCGAAAGGCAGCAATGCCGACGCCGCTGCTCTGGTTGGCAAGGCAATTGCCGAGCGCGCAGTCAAAGCTGGTGTGAAAACGGTCGTTTTCGATCGTGGCGGGTATCTGTTCCATGGCCGGGTGAAAGCTCTGGCCGATGCCGCCCGTGAGGGCGGTCTGGACTTCTAA
- the secY gene encoding preprotein translocase subunit SecY, translated as MASAAEQLAANLNWSAFSKSTELKKRIWFTLGALIVYRLGTYIPVPGVDPSILADIFRQNAGGVLGMFDMFAGGALGRMTIFALNIMPYISASIIIQLMTTVSPTLEQLKKEGEQGRKKINQYTRYLTVLIATVQAWGIAVGLESMTGSTGAAVPDPGMFFRITAVITLVGGTMFLMWLGEQITQRGIGNGISLIIFAGIVAGLPSAIAGTLELGRTGAISALVIVAIIVLAIAVIAFIVFVERAQRRVLIQYPKRQVGMKVMEGQSSHLPLKINTAGVIPPIFASSLLLMPLSVAQFTTGVDAPAWLTTATALLGRGQPLYIALYIGLIVFFAFFYTAVVFNPEDTADNLKKHGGFIPGIRPGKNTANYLDFILTRLTVIGAAYLAFVCILPELLIAEWSVPFYFGGTSLLIVVTVTMDTVAQVQSHMLAHQYEGLIKKSKLRGRRR; from the coding sequence ATGGCATCGGCCGCCGAGCAGCTTGCCGCGAACCTGAATTGGTCCGCTTTTTCAAAGTCGACCGAGCTTAAAAAGCGTATTTGGTTCACTTTGGGCGCGCTTATTGTTTACCGCCTTGGAACCTATATTCCGGTTCCGGGTGTCGACCCGTCCATTCTTGCTGACATTTTCCGTCAGAATGCGGGCGGTGTTCTGGGCATGTTTGACATGTTCGCCGGTGGTGCGCTGGGTCGTATGACGATCTTTGCGCTGAATATCATGCCGTACATCTCGGCCTCGATTATTATTCAGTTGATGACGACTGTTTCGCCAACCCTTGAGCAGCTCAAGAAAGAAGGCGAACAGGGTCGCAAAAAGATTAACCAATATACCCGCTATCTGACGGTGTTGATTGCAACGGTGCAGGCGTGGGGCATTGCCGTTGGTCTTGAAAGCATGACCGGTTCAACCGGTGCTGCTGTTCCGGATCCGGGCATGTTCTTCCGCATTACCGCGGTGATCACCCTTGTTGGTGGCACCATGTTCCTGATGTGGCTTGGTGAGCAGATCACCCAGCGCGGCATTGGTAACGGTATTTCGCTGATCATTTTTGCCGGTATTGTTGCCGGCCTGCCAAGCGCGATTGCAGGCACCCTTGAACTGGGTCGTACCGGTGCGATCTCTGCACTGGTGATCGTTGCAATCATCGTTCTGGCAATCGCAGTTATCGCTTTCATCGTCTTTGTTGAACGTGCGCAGCGCCGCGTTCTGATCCAGTACCCGAAACGCCAGGTCGGCATGAAGGTCATGGAAGGTCAGAGCTCGCACCTGCCGCTCAAGATCAACACTGCCGGTGTTATTCCGCCGATCTTCGCAAGCTCGCTGCTGCTCATGCCGCTGTCGGTTGCCCAGTTCACCACCGGTGTTGATGCCCCGGCCTGGTTGACGACTGCAACGGCACTGCTTGGCCGTGGTCAGCCGCTTTATATTGCGCTTTATATCGGTTTGATCGTCTTCTTTGCCTTCTTCTACACCGCGGTTGTTTTCAACCCGGAAGATACGGCAGACAACCTGAAGAAACATGGTGGCTTTATTCCGGGCATTCGTCCGGGTAAAAATACAGCCAACTATCTGGATTTCATTCTGACCCGTCTGACGGTGATCGGTGCAGCGTATCTCGCATTCGTCTGTATCCTGCCGGAACTGCTGATCGCGGAATGGTCTGTTCCCTTCTACTTTGGTGGGACTAGCCTCCTGATCGTTGTCACGGTAACCATGGATACCGTTGCGCAGGTTCAGTCTCATATGCTGGCTCATCAGTATGAAGGCCTGATCAAGAAATCCAAACTGCGTGGTCGCCGCCGTTAA
- the rpsK gene encoding 30S ribosomal protein S11, producing MAKTPQTRVRRRERKNITNGIAHVNATFNNTMITITDVQGNTISWSTAGGMGFRGSRKSTPYAAQMAAEDAGKKAAEHGMKTLEVQVKGPGSGRESALRALQAVGFTITSIKDVTPIPHNGCRPRKRRRV from the coding sequence ATGGCGAAGACTCCTCAGACTCGCGTGCGTCGCCGCGAGCGCAAGAACATTACGAACGGTATCGCGCACGTAAACGCGACCTTCAACAACACCATGATCACCATCACCGACGTACAGGGAAATACCATTTCCTGGTCGACCGCTGGTGGTATGGGTTTCCGCGGTTCGCGTAAATCGACTCCGTATGCTGCACAGATGGCTGCCGAAGACGCAGGTAAAAAAGCTGCTGAACACGGTATGAAAACCCTCGAAGTACAGGTTAAAGGCCCGGGTTCGGGACGTGAATCTGCACTGCGTGCGCTTCAGGCTGTCGGTTTCACCATTACGTCGATCAAAGACGTAACGCCGATTCCGCACAACGGTTGCCGTCCGCGTAAACGTCGTCGCGTCTAA
- the rplF gene encoding 50S ribosomal protein L6, with protein sequence MSRVGKNPVVVPNGVTITLTEEQISAKGKLGELNLALTSDVSVTQEDNQIFVKPKNDSKRARALWGTTRANIANLVTGVSEGFTKKLEITGVGYRAQVQGKNLVLQLGFSHDVEMEIPAGLNVVAEKPTLVAISGADKQLVGQFAANARGWRGPEPYKGKGVRYEGEYILRKEGKKK encoded by the coding sequence ATGTCGCGAGTAGGAAAAAACCCGGTGGTCGTGCCTAACGGCGTTACCATCACCTTGACCGAAGAGCAGATCAGCGCAAAAGGCAAGCTCGGTGAGCTTAACTTGGCTTTGACCTCGGACGTATCCGTCACTCAGGAAGATAACCAGATCTTCGTGAAACCTAAAAACGATAGCAAGCGCGCACGTGCCCTTTGGGGTACCACCCGTGCCAATATCGCGAACCTCGTTACCGGGGTTTCGGAAGGGTTCACCAAGAAACTGGAAATCACCGGTGTTGGTTACCGTGCGCAGGTTCAGGGCAAAAACCTGGTTCTGCAGCTTGGCTTCTCACATGACGTAGAAATGGAGATCCCTGCGGGTCTTAACGTCGTTGCTGAAAAGCCGACCCTCGTCGCCATTTCTGGCGCAGATAAACAACTCGTTGGTCAGTTCGCTGCGAATGCACGCGGCTGGCGCGGTCCGGAGCCTTACAAAGGCAAGGGTGTCCGCTACGAAGGCGAGTATATCTTGCGCAAAGAAGGCAAGAAGAAGTAA